A window from Marinagarivorans cellulosilyticus encodes these proteins:
- a CDS encoding ubiquinone biosynthesis accessory factor UbiJ, with amino-acid sequence MNTHPTTATALCQALEAAINKALQHDPATQQRLAQQAGRCVCLLLTQPNVTLSIHFYETTITVSPIAEENADCTLSGKCSGLIQLMSGPKTSLAGSELTLNGQTGFLMELLDITKQLDIDWEGIICQHLGDVAGHSLAQLIRYKGAYFSRLQQRAPHFINTLLTEELQAIPSSPELNAFNNEVDDLHDDVERLQARVNLIINALTQ; translated from the coding sequence ATGAATACACACCCCACAACGGCAACGGCGCTGTGCCAAGCACTGGAAGCCGCCATCAATAAAGCATTGCAACACGACCCCGCCACCCAGCAACGGTTAGCCCAGCAAGCCGGGCGGTGCGTGTGCTTACTGCTTACCCAGCCAAATGTGACGCTGTCTATTCATTTTTACGAGACCACAATTACCGTAAGCCCCATAGCCGAAGAAAACGCAGACTGCACCCTTAGCGGCAAATGCAGCGGCTTAATACAGTTAATGAGTGGCCCCAAAACATCGCTAGCTGGTAGCGAGCTAACCTTAAATGGCCAAACAGGCTTTTTAATGGAGCTATTAGATATCACCAAACAGCTGGATATCGATTGGGAGGGCATTATTTGCCAACACCTCGGCGATGTCGCCGGCCACAGCCTTGCCCAACTAATACGCTATAAAGGCGCCTACTTCTCCCGCCTGCAGCAACGCGCACCGCACTTTATCAACACGCTACTCACCGAAGAACTGCAAGCTATTCCTTCCTCGCCAGAATTGAATGCATTTAACAATGAAGTGGACGACTTACACGATGATGTTGAACGCTTGCAAGCCAGAGTAAACTTAATAATAAACGCCTTAACGCAGTAG
- the ubiE gene encoding bifunctional demethylmenaquinone methyltransferase/2-methoxy-6-polyprenyl-1,4-benzoquinol methylase UbiE: MDKDSITHFGFENVKAGEKAERVAGVFHSVAAKYDIMNDLMSGGVHRLWKRFTIEAAAPRTGQQILDIAGGTGDLTKQFSQRVGPTGHVVLADINSSMLNVGRDKLLNSGIAHNITYTQADAQFLPFEDNSFDCITIAFGLRNVTDKDIALQSMLRVLKPGGRLLVLEFSKPQSQALETLYDQYSFKLLPLMGKVIANDAESYRYLAESIRKHPDQETLKGMMETAGFVNTSFTNMTGGVVALHKGFKA; this comes from the coding sequence ATGGATAAAGACAGCATTACGCACTTTGGCTTTGAAAATGTCAAAGCCGGTGAGAAAGCCGAGCGCGTAGCCGGCGTATTCCACTCCGTTGCCGCCAAATACGACATCATGAACGACTTGATGTCCGGTGGCGTTCACCGCCTGTGGAAACGCTTCACCATTGAAGCCGCCGCACCGCGTACGGGCCAACAAATACTGGATATTGCCGGCGGCACTGGTGATCTCACTAAGCAGTTTTCCCAGCGCGTTGGCCCCACAGGCCATGTAGTACTGGCCGATATCAACAGCTCAATGCTAAATGTAGGGCGCGATAAATTGCTGAACAGCGGCATCGCGCACAACATTACCTACACCCAAGCCGATGCGCAATTTTTACCCTTCGAAGACAACAGCTTCGACTGCATTACGATTGCCTTTGGCCTGCGCAACGTCACCGATAAAGACATCGCCTTGCAATCTATGCTGCGGGTTTTAAAGCCAGGCGGCCGATTACTGGTTCTTGAATTTTCAAAGCCCCAGTCGCAAGCGCTAGAAACACTGTACGACCAATACTCTTTTAAACTTTTACCGCTTATGGGTAAAGTGATTGCCAACGATGCCGAAAGCTACCGCTATTTAGCCGAAAGTATTCGCAAACACCCAGATCAAGAAACCCTAAAAGGTATGATGGAAACAGCAGGTTTTGTGAATACCAGCTTCACCAATATGACAGGCGGTGTTGTGGCCCTACACAAAGGCTTTAAAGCATAA
- a CDS encoding manganese efflux pump MntP family protein, producing the protein MPEVVVLAIALSMDAFAVSLGLGAKHVSKTKFLALLAAVYFGVFQGVMPLVGYLGGRGVLGWVEGYAAWIAFGLLFVIGSKMIYEAFAESAEEDITQITHKVMLVLAIATSIDAMAAGFSLTLMAVDPFLSCAIIGLTTFLFSWVGVYVGAKSGVWLERKAALLGGITLILIGFKILIF; encoded by the coding sequence ATGCCGGAAGTTGTTGTATTAGCTATTGCGCTGAGTATGGATGCCTTTGCGGTATCGCTAGGCTTGGGTGCAAAGCATGTGAGTAAAACGAAGTTTTTAGCTTTGTTAGCAGCCGTTTATTTTGGTGTTTTTCAAGGCGTTATGCCATTAGTGGGGTATTTAGGGGGGAGGGGAGTACTCGGCTGGGTTGAGGGTTATGCCGCATGGATTGCGTTTGGTTTGTTGTTTGTTATCGGCAGCAAGATGATTTATGAAGCCTTTGCCGAAAGCGCCGAAGAAGACATTACCCAAATAACCCACAAAGTGATGCTGGTATTGGCGATAGCGACAAGCATCGATGCCATGGCGGCAGGTTTTAGCTTGACATTAATGGCGGTAGATCCCTTTTTGTCTTGTGCCATTATAGGCTTAACGACTTTTTTATTCAGTTGGGTTGGCGTTTATGTTGGGGCTAAAAGCGGCGTGTGGTTAGAGCGTAAAGCTGCGCTATTGGGCGGAATCACCCTTATTTTAATAGGGTTTAAAATACTGATATTTTAA